From one Aspergillus fumigatus Af293 chromosome 8, whole genome shotgun sequence genomic stretch:
- the fma-AT gene encoding acetyltransferase fmaC: MNREDVEFPTCDGLILRGWLYPGTIRGPAIVMNQGFNTPKEILLPDVAVWFQQQGVTVLLYDNRCIGASDGEPRNDVKPAKLVEDFHDALTFMARHPMVDEDKIILYGYSFSAMTALVAAGLDHRVGAAISVTPIANYDFREKEKNNVMALAMQDRVSTLAGNDPVYIPFVGDDGYNPAGWGNQYNMEQFRAFLGTSFFTNRTTVQSYYHVLAWQPYGAMRLIKGTPVMMVTPAEDTISSPADQRAVFDMIPEPNKEFDLVAGRGHMDVINGEGAEEVLQRQLAFMRKHLDF, from the exons ATGAACCGCGAGGATGTCGAGTTTCCGACCTGTGATGGGTTGATATTGCGAGGCTGGCTGTACCCTGGGACAATTCGTGGGCCGGCCATTGTCATGAATCAGGGA TTCAACACCCCCAAGGAGATCTTGTTACCGGATGTTGCCGTCTGGTTCCAGCAACAGGGAGTAACGGTCCTCTTGTATGATAATCGTTGCATTGGTGCCAGTGATGGCGAACCGCGCAATGATGTCAAGCCGGCCAAGCTGGTGGAGGACTTTCACGATGCTCTGACCTTTATGGCTCGTCATCCCATGGTCGATGAGGACAAGATCATTCTCTATGGCTACTCCTTCAGTGCCATGACGGCGCTTGTTGCGGCTGGTCTCGACCACCGTGTTGGAGCCGCCATCTCGGTGACCCCAATTGCCAACTACGACTTtcgagagaaggaaaagaacaaCGTCATGGCGCTGGCAATGCAGGATCGTGTCTCCACTCTCGCGGGCAACGACCCGGTATACATCCCGTTTGTCGGGGATGACGGCTACAACCCCGCTGGTTGGGGCAATCAGTACAACATGGAGCAGTTCCGAGCATTCCTGGGGACCTCGTTCTTTACCAACCGGACGACCGTGCAGAGCTACTACCATGTGCTGGCGTGGCAGCCGTACGGAGCGATGCGCCTCATCAAAGGGACGCCAGTCATGATGGTGACTCCCGCCGAGGACACCATCTCGTCGCCGGCGGATCAAAGAGCTGTTTTCGACATGATTCCGGAGCCAAACAAGGAGTTCGATCTCGTCGCTGGCCGAGGTCATATGGATGTAATTAACGGAGAGGGAGCCGAAGAAGTCCTGCAGAGGCAGCTTGCCTTTATGAGGAAACACCTCGACTTTTAG
- the fmaD gene encoding putative O-methyltransferase — protein MHWPDFLAKTNYRKPRDDKASCYIDTFPEKKSFFERCSANPVHQESFSSFMDVWAKGKRPWPEFYDTQALLDGADLSNGSPFVVDVGGHHGIDLMRVAEKHPDLPAGSLVLEDLPDVVGAVHLTTDKIRTVAHDLFEEGVEQPIKGARAYFMHAVLHDWSDETSVKILRQIAAVMKPGYSKVLINDIVIPSTGASCYQAAMDCLVLQASANERTEAVWSKVIKDAGLKLVKYYPDGRGYESVIEAELP, from the exons ATGCACTGGCCCGATTTCCTGGCCAAGACCAACTATCGGAAGCCGCGGGACGACAAGGCGAGTTGTTACATTGATACTTTCCCAGAAAAGAAGAGCTTTTTCGAGCGTTGCAGCGCGAACCCCGTGCACCAGGAGAGCTTCTCATCTTTCATGGACGTGTGGGCCAAAGGAAAGAGACCGTGGCCGGAGTTCTACGACACCCAAGCACTGCTCGATGGCGCCGACCTCAGTAATGGAAGCCCTTTCGTTGTGGACGTTGGCGGACACCACGGCATCGACTTGATGCGCGTGGCCGAGAAGCACCCCGATCTCCCCGCTGGGTCCCTTGTGCTCGAGGACCTGCCCGACGTTGTCGGTGCTGTCCACCTTACCACGGACAAGATCCGAACTGTGGCGCATGACCTCTTTGAGGAGGGAGTTGAGCAGCCCATCAAAG GAGCGCGAGCGTATTTTATGCATGCCGTCCTGCATGACTGGTCGGATGAGACATCCGTCAAGATTCTTCGGCAGATTGCCGCTGTGATGAAGCCCGGCTACTCCAAGGTGCTGATCAACGACATTGTGATCCCATCGACAGGTGCCAGTTGCTACCAAGCGGCCATGGACTGTCTTGTGTTGCAGGCTTCAGCTAATGAAAGAACCGAAGCCGTGTGGAGCAAGGTGATCAAGGATGCCGGGCTCAAGCTGGTCAAGTATTACCCTGATGGTCGTGGCTACGAGAGCGTGATTGAGGCAGAGCTGCCATAG
- the metAP gene encoding putative methionine aminopeptidase, type II has product MLQSQRRGLDWILLVVESRGIAYTRLASTCWIPKFPNLSLSNGGPGPAPSTYPWCPPCNCSRRLLALRCFCVIAPPAPPRAGSHSLRCPRYGVRRTSEVQDCTLRSPLAFRWYWYMTVDAPELLEKLRITDAGANGADMSSSTSAAANGTGKEVDDGSDDDGTENPPAVAAEHSTAKKKKNKKRKPKKKQPKVQTDPPSIPLSQLFPNNSYPKGEEVEYKDENRYRTTSEEKRHLDNLNSDFLSDYRQAAEAHRQVRQWAQRNIKPGQTLLEIANGIEESARCLVGHDGLTEGDSLIAGMGFPTGLNIDNIVAHYSPNAGCKTVLAQNNVLKVDIGIHVGGRIVDSAFTMAFDPMYDNLLAAVKDATNTGVREAGIDVRVGELGGYIQEAMESYECEIRGKTYPIKAIRNLCGHTILPYSIHGTKNVPFVKSNDMTKMEEGDVFAIETFGSTGSGRYVEGGEVSHYALRGDADRKDLTLSSARSLLTAIKKNFSTIPFCRRYLDRIGQEKYLLGLNYLVKSGIVEDYPPLNEKPGTYTAQFEHTILLRPTVKEVISRGDDY; this is encoded by the exons ATGCTTCAAAGCCAAAGACGTGGACTCGATTGGATTTTGCTCGTTGTCGAAAGCAGAGGGATAGCGTATACCCGACTTGCATCTACATGCTGGATACCCAAGTTTCCAAATCTTTCCCTGTCAAACGGTGGACCAGGGCCAGCGCCTAGCACGTACCCTTGGTGCCCACCGTGCAACTGCAGTCGTCGTCTCCTGGCACTGCGCTGCTTCTGTGTTATTGCCCCTCCAGCCCCGCCTCGCGCTGGATCTCACTCACTGCGTTGTCCAcgctacggagtacgccGCACATCCGAGGTCCAGGACTGCACACTCCGAAGCCCTCTCGCGTTTCGTTGGTATTGGT ATATGACTGTCGACGCGCCAGAGCTTCTTGAGAAGCTGAGAATCACCG ATGCTGGTGCCAATGGAGCCGACATGTCAAGTTCGACTTCGGCCGCAGCAAACGGGACTGGAAAGGAAGTTGACGACGGCTCGGACGACGATGGCACTGAAAACCCCCCCGCAGTAGCTGCCGAGCACAGCACtgcgaagaaaaagaagaacaaaaagaggaagcccaagaagaagcaaccCAAGGTCCAGACCGATCCGCCATCGATTCCCCTCTCGCAGCTATTCCCGAACAACTCCTATCCCAAGGGTGAAGAGGTCGAGTACAAGGACGAGAATCGCTATCGCACGACGAGCGAGGAGAAACGTCACCTCGACAACCTGAATAGCGACTTCCTCTCGGACTACCGTCAGGCAGCGGAAGCGCATCGCCAGGTCCGTCAGTGGGCGCAGAGAAACATCAAGCCCGGTCAAACGCTGCTGGAGATTGCGAATGGCATCGAGGAGAGCGCGCGATGCCTGGTGGGCCATGACGGCTTAACGGAGGGGGACTCCTTGATCGCCGGCATGGGGTTTCCCACGGGGTTGAACATCGATAACATTGTCGCCCACTACAGCCCCAATGCCGGCTGCAAGACCGTCCTGGCGCAGAACAATGTCCTCAAGGTCGATATTGGCATTCATGTCGGCGGTCGCATTGTCGACAGTGCCTTCACCATGGCGTTTGATCCCATGTACGATAACCTGCTCGCGGCGGTCAAGGATGCCACCAACACGGGGGTGCGCGAAGCGGGCATCGATGTCCGTGTGGGCGAACTAGGCGGCTACATCCAGGAGGCGATGGAAAGCTACGAGTGCGAAATCCGCGGCAAGACGTACCCGATCAAGGCGATTCGCAACCTGTGTGGCCACACGATCCTGCCGTACTCCATCCATGGCACCAAGAATGTCCCCTTTGTCAAGTCGAACGACATGACCAAGATGGAGGAAGGGGACGTCTTTGCCATCGAAACCTTTGGGAGTACCGGCAGTGGCCGATACGTCGAAGGAGGCGAGGTCTCCCATTACGCCCTGCGCGGGGACGCGGACCGAAAAGACTTGACGTTGTCTTCGGCCAGGTCCCTCTTGAcagccatcaagaagaacTTTAGCACGATCCCCTTCTGCCGGCGCTATTTGGACCGGATTGGCCAAGAGAAGTATCTCCTCGGT CTGAATTACCTGGTGAAATCCGGCATTGTGGAAGACTATCCCCCTCTGAACGAGAAGCCAGGGACGTATACGGCCCAGTTCGAACAC ACCATTCTGCTTCGACCCACCGTCAAAGAGGTGATTAGTCGTGGCGACGACTACTAG
- the fumR gene encoding Zn(II)2Cys6 domain-containing transcription factor fumR codes for MDVNRKRMVRMASAQRSEMLVRLSGKAKRWTVGGGGEVETHTFHTFCAGQKSYKSVVRRQRPRIARRDSRPSHPIANRGMNMLVHDLGFSHRACDRCHGQKLRCRRENNSDTCVRCARAGVRCTPRPMRLRSRAQSTKNTQQQQSQSPANGGSTQQLHVNQEQGPNDTNDEHSDHFEYLPTSLLDMPTDLNMGMDPSSLQVDIHPALTAPYGPEGSVHTSQPSGPQAPSHLRTAEQAGQTRWSDAPNLDTSDELYDFSLPATMRSSFPATYHRHRASLARNMSPQPAHQQGRDDMMVDFDQAEGNPRGSDGKDSRADSGYGNELSPSDLLRSPYGDAPDSDSELQPRGNSQDQGEQSNSILDTRHQNMTSWIRRLSDTNVQLHQHMQSIPLVGTGKKTRGSGAGTSLSPMELPVDSTFKLSSQYTGLLTSICARLQACRSCNDSQALAQLALDQPSQLLVLSSYMCLLASYDRILQHIEAWLKVRLKMGVRGSAMTLDDDESSSCFPTQLPSLAVGSFEVPKTSSIQSLVLTCIMETNVMHMHSLISEIMRPVSHPATGSASKTAASGPPAAEKRPGNGAADAGDGLSTVAKVTLQAIEANEDSTLRLVHTVSRLALQRVML; via the exons ATGGACGTCAATCGTAAGCGAATGGTACGTATGGCGTCCGCACAAAGGAGTGAGATGCTCGTTCGACTTAGTGGCAAAGCCAAACGATGGACTGtggggggagggggagaagTTGAAACACATACATTCCATACATTCTGCGCCGGTCAGAAATCATACAAATCTGTGGTAAGAAGACAGCGTCCCCGAATTGCTAGGCGTGATAGT CGGCCGTCTCACCCCATTGCCAACCGCGGAATGAACATGCTTGTTCACGACTTGGGCTTCTCTCATCGAGCCTGTGACCGGTGCCATGGCCAAAAGTTGCGTTGTCGACGAGAGAACAATAGCGACACATGTGTGCGCTGTGCCCGGGCCGGCGTGCGGTGCACTCCCCGGCCCATGAGACTGCGGTCTCGAGCCCAATCCACCAAGAACactcagcagcagcagtcgcAATCCCCTGCCAATGGTGGTAGTACACAACAGCTTCATG TCAATCAAGAACAGGGCCCGAATGATACCAACGACGAGCACTCAGACCACTTTGAGTATCTGCCGACGAGCTTGCTGGATATGCCGACCGACTTGAATATGGGGATGGATCCCTCCTCGTTACAGGTCGATATCCACCCTGCGCTGACGGCTCCCTATGGGCCCGAAGGCAGTGTCCATACGAGTCAACCGTCAGGCCCTCAAGCACCGTCGCATCTGAGGACCGCTGAACAGGCGGGACAGACCCGCTGGAGTGACGCTCCCAATCTCGACACGTCTGACGAGTTGTACGACTTCTCACTACCTGCTACGATGCGCTCCTCCTTCCCCGCGACCTACCACAGACACCGCGCATCGCTGGCTAGAAACATGTCTCCGCAGCCGGCACACCAGCAAGGTCGAGATGACATGATGGTGGACTTTGATCAAGCAGAAGGCAATCCGAGAGGGTCCGACGGCAAAGACTCACGGGCAGACTCGGGCTATGGGAACGAACTATCTCCATCCGATCTACTGCGGTCACCTTACGGGGACGCACCCGACTCAGACTCCGAGCTGCAGCCGCGGGGCAATTCGCAAGACCAGGGAGAGCAGTCGAATTCAATTCTGGACACGCGTCACCAAAACATGACTTCCTGGATTCGCCGCCTGTCGGACACCAATGtgcagcttcatcaacaCATGCAGTCAATACCGCTTGTCGGTACCGGGAAGAAGACGCGGGGGAGCGGTGCCGGCACCTCTCTGAGCCCTATGGAACTTCCCGTGGATTCCACGTTCAAATTATCCAGTCAATACACAGGTCTCTTGACGAGCATCTGTGCTCGACTCCAGGCGTGCCGATCATGCAATGATTCCCAGGCGCTAGCCCAACTTGCATTGGATCAGCCGTCCCAGCTGCTTGTTCTGTCGAGCTACATGTGCCTCCTTGCATCCTACGACAGGATCTTACAGCACATCGAGGCCTGGCTCAAAGTGCGGCTGAAGATGGGGGTCAGAGGGAGCGCGATGACgctggatgacgacgagaGCAGCTCCTGCTTCCCGACCCAGTTGCCCAGTCTGGCGGTGGGCTCCTTTGAGGTACCCAAGACCTCCTCGATCCAGTCCCTCGTGCTGACGTGTATCATGGAGACCAACGTCATGCACATGCATTCCCTGATTAGCGAGATCATGAGGCCTGTGTCTCATCCGGCCACTGGATCAGCCTCGAAGACAGCCGCGTCTGGCCCTCCAGCCGCCGAGAAGCGCCCCGGGAATGGGGCGGCCGATGCTGGTGATGGGCTTTCTACCGTAGCAAAGGTGACCTTGCAGGCGATTGAGGCCAATGAGGATTCTACTCTACGGCTTGTACATACTGTTTCAAGATTAGCTCTGCAGCGTGTTATGCTCTGA
- a CDS encoding EthD domain-containing protein: protein MAETLQKKRLLRMTVAHYRQPNVSEEEFYQWVTEQHAARAAKLHAKNGIEGFCIYFTPQSFRDFTSELNNARGNPWRVRDFDAQVEFFFRDMETFYKGAADADFQALQAEEGPFVSGERAEISLGWVETYVREGQVVNLDEAGKPTFLPFKDMSQAP from the exons ATGGCTGAAAccctccagaagaagcgccTGCTGCGCATGACGGTGGCGCACTATCGGCAGCCCAAcgtcagcgaagaagagttCTATCAATGGGTGACTGAACAGCATGCCGCCCGTGCCGCCAAACTACATGCGAAGAACGGGATCGAGGGGTTTTGTATC TACTTCACCCCCCAGTCGTTTCGTGACTTTACGTCGGAACTCAACAACGCGCGTGGAAACCCCTGGCGAGTTCGAGACTTTGACGCTCAAGTCGAGTTCTTCTTCCGGGACATGGAGACGTTCTACAAGGGGGCGGCCGACGCGGATTTCCAGGCACTACAGGCAGAAGAGGGGCCTTTTGTTAGCGGCGAGAGGGCCGAAATCAGCCTCGGCTGGGTTGAGACGTACGTCAGAGAGGGTCAAGTCGTCAACCTCGATGAGGCTGGGAAGCCTACTTTCCTGCCGTTCAAGGATATGAGTCAGGCACCGTAA
- the psoF gene encoding bifunctional monooxygenase/methyltransferase psoF — protein MTRIRPDYDAIVIGAGFSGVRSLWELRRLGLTARCFDAGSDVGGTWWWNRYPGCRTDGEAWVYALKFLPELLEEWDFTERYPPQEEIQWYLSRVLDRYDLRKDIEFNTEVKSAHYSDHDSIWKITTASGKVATARYFLPATGITSIPKEPPFPGLQSFKGEVYQTSTWPAHEIEFENKRIGVIGTGSTGIQVITKLAPVAEQLIVFQRTPNYVIPAQNYPLDEKKREDIKKTFDATWDIAKRNLAGHAVKHSGRMVASAGGPEEIQRVFEDGWARGCYDFQLGTFDDSFMDPHANAVTSDFIRQKIRSIVRDGDTAEVLCPTYPFGARRPPCADGYYETFNRSNVKLVDIREDEIEVYDQGIKTASGAEYELDMIILALGFDTGTGAMNKIDIRGSQNRSLRESWTRRLETFAGVLVHGYPNMFVVCGPHLPAGNQPVSLEAFASWIGKTIEHMETNGLASIDVSNEAMDAWTTHVEQVWGGSFLAKHAHEQGSWFVGTNIPGKPSRIMFYFGGMVNLEPWLIKELETGWSSMSFTRLDGAEASNGVSKQTVGGVHVTPEMLESVQIPLEADKVGMTPAEKSKLVNAATAVYIDMAVEEMRSRGLAPKADYRVHWWKVMQDFVDSGEGQRVLQETSLTNQELERVIAKLGIEGEVIARMGPEIVNILTGKTHALAHIMRDDLLFRVYLSDEGRRANRYMAEYARLLTSQRRDIRILEIGAGTGGTTSEVLNLCSPNGESFCAEYMYTDLSPGFFNAAKTTLKKWESHLAFQVLNIEDDPAGQGFKEHTYDLIIAANVIHATARLTNTLSNVHKLLKPGGVFGLVELTRLTPFYNLTFGSLSGWWAGVDEGRTESPLQSPQQWNSLLKQTGFSGVDLAAYDLPGPERHSCLLLSTALSNSVTTNGH, from the coding sequence ATGACCAGAATACGTCCAGACTATGATGCCATCGTCATTGGCGCAGGCTTCAGTGGTGTGCGATCTCTCTGGGAGCTCCGACGACTGGGGTTGACAGCAAGGTGCTTCGACGCCGGGTCAGATGTAGGGGGCACCTGGTGGTGGAATCGCTATCCTGGATGTCGGACTGATGGCGAGGCTTGGGTATACGCTTTGAAGTTCCTGCCCGAGCTGTTGGAAGAATGGGACTTTACCGAGCGCTATCCCCCGCAAGAGGAGATTCAATGGTACCTAAGTCGGGTCCTTGACCGTTACGACCTACGCAAGGACATCGAGTTCAACACCGAAGTCAAGTCAGCCCACTACAGCGATCATGATAGTATCTGGAAGATCACTACGGCGAGTGGGAAAGTGGCTACTGCGCGATACTTTCTCCCTGCTACGGGTATCACCTCGATTCCCAAGGAGCCGCCCTTTCCGGGGCTCCAGTCGTTCAAAGGGGAGGTATATCAAACTTCGACGTGGCCAGCCCACGAGATCGAATTTGAGAACAAGCGAATTGGTGTAATTGGCACGGGCTCGACCGGAATCCAAGTCATCACCAAGCTGGCTCCAGTTGCCGAACAGCTGATTGTTTTTCAACGGACGCCAAACTACGTTATCCCCGCGCAAAACTATCCTCTCGAcgagaaaaaaagggaagatATCAAGAAAACGTTTGATGCTACCTGGGATATTGCCAAACGAAACTTGGCCGGCCACGCGGTGAAGCATTCAGGGCGCATGGTCGCGAGTGCTGGCGGGCCCGAGGAGATCCAACGAGTATTCGAAGATGGCTGGGCGCGCGGTTGTTACGACTTCCAGCTCGGCACATTCGATGATTCCTTCATGGATCCACATGCTAATGCTGTCACGTCGGACTTTATTCGTCAGAAAATCCGCTCGATCGTTCGCGACGGTGACACCGCCGAGGTTCTATGCCCAACTTATCCGTTTGGTGCAAGGCGTCCCCCCTGCGCAGATGGGTACTACGAGACATTCAATCGATCGAATGTGAAGCTTGTGGATATCCGCGAAGACGAGATCGAAGTCTACGACCAGGGTATCAAGACTGCTTCCGGCGCGGAATATGAGCTTGACATGATCATCTTGGCACTGGGCTTCGACACAGGCACAGGAGCCATGAACAAGATCGACATCCGAGGGAGCCAGAACAGGTCGCTCCGGGAGTCTTGGACTCGGCGGCTAGAAACATTCGCGGGCGTCTTGGTCCATGGTTATCCAAACATGTTTGTCGTCTGCGGTCCTCACTTGCCCGCCGGGAACCAGCCGGTCAGTCTCGAAGCTTTCGCCAGCTGGATCGGCAAGACCATCGAGCATATGGAGACCAACGGGCTTGCCAGCATCGACGTGTCGAACGAAGCTATGGATGCCTGGACGACGCATGTCGAGCAAGTATGGGGCGGTTCATTCCTGGCCAAACACGCTCACGAGCAAGGCTCTTGGTTCGTCGGCACCAACATTCCCGGGAAACCGTCCAGAATCATGTTCTACTTTGGCGGAATGGTCAACCTGGAGCCTTGGCTCATCAAGGAACTGGAAACCGGCTGGTCGAGTATGAGCTTTACACGTCTGGACGGTGCCGAAGCTAGCAATGGGGTGTCAAAACAGACCGTCGGCGGAGTCCATGTCACGCCCGAGATGCTGGAGTCCGTGCAAATACCTCTCGAAGCGGACAAAGTGGGCATGACCCCGGCGGAGAAGTCCAAGCTCGTGAATGCTGCGACCGCTGTGTACATCGACATGGCTGTCGAGGAAATGCGGAGCCGCGGACTGGCCCCGAAGGCGGATTATCGGGTTCACTGGTGGAAAGTCATGCAGGACTTTGTGGATTCTGGGGAGGGGCAAAGGGTCCTCCAGGAAACCTCTTTGACAAACCAAGAACTCGAAAGGGTGATTGCCAAACTCGGCATCGAAGGCGAGGTGATTGCCAGAATGGGCCCAGAGATCGTGAACATCCTGACCGGCAAAACCCACGCCCTGGCGCATATCATGAGAGACGACCTGCTCTTCCGCGTGTATCTCTCTGACGAAGGTAGGCGCGCCAACCGCTACATGGCGGAATACGCCAGACTTCTCACCTCACAGCGACGAGATATCCGAATCCTGGAGATTGGGGCGGGAACAGGAGGCACCACGTCGGAAGTCCTCAACCTCTGCAGCCCCAATGGCGAATCATTCTGTGCCGAATACATGTACACAGATCTCTCGCCGGGCTTCTTTAATGCTGCGAAGACCACGCTGAAGAAATGGGAGTCCCATTTGGCCTTCCAGGTCCTCAACATTGAGGATGACCCTGCAGGCCAAGGCTTCAAAGAGCACACATACGACTTGATCATTGCTGCAAACGTTATCCATGCGACGGCACGTCTTACGAACACTTTGAGCAATGTTCACAAGCTACTAAAGCCCGGCGGTGTCTTTGGCCTTGTCGAGCTTACTCGATTAACTCCTTTCTATAACCTCACCTTTGGTTCGCTTTCTGGATGGTGGGCTGGCGTTGACGAGGGGAGAACAGAGAGCCCCTTACAGTCTCCTCAGCAGTGGAATAGCTTACTGAAGCAGACGGGCTTCTCTGGCGTTGATCTGGCCGCGTATGATCTCCCTGGGCCAGAGAGACATAGCTGTCTGTTGCTGTCGACGGCGCTGTCTAACTCCGTTACTACTAATGGGCATTGA
- the fpaI gene encoding putative methionine aminopeptidase, type I, with protein sequence MTNSDPKNKCCGTDCDNEAGTLQCPTCLKLGVKGSYFCSQECFKKNWTTHKALMHKTQNATGLYNPFPSYQFTGSVRPVYPLSPRRSVPKHIKRPDWAETGIPRREMRLSRSKWDLLDEKGQQAMRKVCRLAREVLDITAAAVRPGVTTDYLDEICHNACIERDSYPSPLNYNHFPKSICTSPNEVVCHGIPDQRVLLDGDILNLDVSLYHGGYHADLNETYYVGDKAKADPDSVRLVETTREALDMAIEIVKPGVPIREFGKIIEKHAASRGLVVIKTWGGHGINSEFHPPPWIPHYAKNKAVGTCKPGMTFTIEPILALGGNREKYWPDEWTNVTVDGKRTAQFEHTLLVTETGVEVLTARLENSPGGPIPIPEVANGKAHNGHANGDANGEVKN encoded by the exons ATGACCAACTCTGATCCCAAGAACAAGTGCTGCGGGACTGATTGCGACAATGAAGCGGGGACCTTGCAATGCCCGACGTGTCTGAAGCTCGGTGTCAAAGGCAGTTACTTCTGCTCTCAAGAGTGCTTCAAGAAGAATTGG ACCACACACAAGGCGTTGATGCACAAAACACAAAATG CTACCGGACTTTACAACCCGTTTCCGTCCTACCAGTTCACTGGCTCGGTCAGACCCGTCTATCCACTCTCCCCGCGACGATCGGTCCCAAAACACATCAAGCGCCCGGACTGGGCCGAGACTGGCATTCCCAGGCGTGAGATGCGCTTGAGCAGGTCAAAATGGGACCTCTTGGATGAAAAGGGTCAGCAGGCCATGCGCAAGGTGTGCAGGTTGGCTCGCGAAGTCCTCGACATCACTGCTGCGGCGGTGAGGCCCGGCGTGACCACCGATTATCTCGATGAAATCTGCCACAACGCTTGCATCGAGCGAGAT TCATATCCGTCGCCACTCAACTACAACCACTTTCCCAAGTCCATATGTACGTCTCCGAATGAGGTTGTATGCCACGGCATTCCGGATCAGCGAGTTCTTCTGGATGGCGACATCCTCAACCTCGACGTTTCTCTGTACCACGGTGGATACCATGCCGACTTGAACGAGACCTACTATGTTGGCGACAAGGCCAAAGCGGATCCCGACTCGGTTAGGCTCGTGGAAACGACGCGCGAGGCCCTGGACATGGCTATTGAGATCGTCAAACCAGGGGTCCCCATTCGCGAGTTCGGcaagatcatcgagaaaCACGCCGCGTCGAGGGGCCTTGTCGTCATTAAGACTTGGGGCGGCCACGGGATCAACTCGGAGTTCCACCCTCCTCCCTGGATCCCCCACTACGCAAAGAACAAGGCTGTGGGGACATGCAAACCCGGGATGACATTCACCATTGAACCGATCCTGGCTTTGGGTGGCAACCGAGAAAAGTATTGGCCGGACGAATGGACAAATGTTACAGTGGACGGCAAGCGGACGGCACAGTTCG AACATACCCTGCTTGTTACAGAGACCGGCGTCGAGGTCTTGACAGCGAGACTAGAGAACTCTCCAGGGGGACCAATCCCCATACCAGAGGTTGCCAACGGAAAGGCTCACAACGGTCATGCAAATGGAGATGCAAACGGAGAAGTAAAAAACTAA
- the fmaE gene encoding monooxygenase fmaE: MDQSMKPLLSPTERPRRHLTASVISFFLPNQFRLSTILCIGALLQTILCAVLPLRYAAVPCVTVLLISVLTTIQECFQPNTNSFMADVIRGRTTAQIPGKDGTHGREPGKGSVVVFHLGIQYNHPLGVFAPHMREISNRFLAMQQDILRRKDELGLLAVQNWRGSERDSGNTTLIKYFFKDVESIHKFAHEPLHKETWTYYNQHHPGHVGIFHETFITKDGGYESMYVNCHPILLGRGEVKVNNRKDGTEEWVGTLVSADTPGLKSFKARLGRDD, from the exons ATGGATCAGTCGATGAAGCCCCTTCTCTCACCCACAGAACGACCACGTCGGCATCTGACAGCGTCCGTCATCTCC TTCTTCCTCCCAAATCAATTCCGTCTCAGCACGATCCTTTGCATTGGTGCTCTCCTGCAGACCATCCTCTGCGCcgtcctccccctccgctaCGCCGCCGTCCCATGTGTAACTGTTCTCCTCATATCCGTTCTCACCACAATCCAAGAGTGCTTCCAACCGAACACGAATTCTTTCATGGCCGATGTCATTCGCGGAAGAACTACCGCGCAGATCCCAGGCAAAGATGGAACACACGGCCGGGAGCCGGGGAAGGGCTCGGTGGTAGTGTTCCACCTTGGAATACAATACAATCACCCCCTCGGAGTTTTTGCACCGCACATGCGCGAAATCTCGAACCGGTTTCTCGCCATGCAGCAGGACATACTCCGCCGCAAGGATGAGCTCGGCCTGCTGGCGGTTCAGAACTGGCGAGGGAGCGAGCGCGACTCCGGTAACACCACGCTGATCAAGTATTTCTTCAAAGACGTGGAAAGTATTCATAAATTTGCCCACGAACCGCTACATAAGGAGACTTGGACGTACTATAACCAGCATCACCCTGGTCATGTGGGCATCTTTCATGAGACATTTATCACCAAGGATGGCGGATATGAGAGCATGTATGTAAATTGCCATCCAATTCTACTTGGGAGAGGCGAGGTCAAGGTCAATAATCGGAAAGACGGCACAGAGGAGTGGGTGGGGACACTGGTCAGTGCTGATACGCCTGGGTTGAAGTCTTTTAAAGCAAGGTTGGGTAGAGATGACTGA